One window of Dermochelys coriacea isolate rDerCor1 chromosome 22, rDerCor1.pri.v4, whole genome shotgun sequence genomic DNA carries:
- the C22H11orf1 gene encoding UPF0686 protein C11orf1 homolog isoform X1, with protein MAERTVPHAYPMSTEYEFANPSKIYDQNFGEGVSPAEILAPTLYHGYYIRPRINKQLDRGISEINLNEHKFQVFLDVCHFLPDEIAVRTVDNLLEVTAQHSQKADRHGFISREFTRTYILPLDVDSLRVKATLSHDGILSVEAPRTWGKVQARIKDVKITHQEQPVGMGENLDKGKGQAEP; from the exons ATGGCTGAGCGGACGGTCCCCCATGCCTACCCCATGAGCACAGAGTATGAGTTTGCCAACCCCAGCAAGATCTATGACCAGAACTTTGGGGAAG GTGTGTCCCCTGCAGAGATTTTAGCCCCCACTTTGTATCATGGGTACTACATCAGACCCCGGATCAACAAGCAGCTGGACCGAGGGATCTCTGAGATCAACCTCAATGAGCACAAATTCCAGGTGTTTCTGGATGTCTGCCACTTCCTGCCTGACGAGATCGCCGTCCGCACGGTGGACAACCTGCTGGAGGTGACAGCTCAGCACTCCCAGAAAGCTGACCGCCATGGCTTCATCTCCCGGGAATTCACCAGGACATACATCCTCCCACTGGATGTCGACTCTCTGCGAGTTAAAGCCACACTGTCCCATGACGGCATCTTGAGTGTAGAGGCTCCCCGAACTTGGGGGAAAGTGCAGGCCAGAATCAAGGATGTGAAAATAACTCACCAAGAACAGCCAGTGGGGATGGGAGAAAACCTGGATAAGGGGAAGGGACAGGCTGAGCCCTAA
- the CRYAB gene encoding alpha-crystallin B chain, protein MDIAIHHPLIRRPLFSFLTPTRIFDQSFGEHLSESELFPTSGALSPFLLRSPFLRTPSWLETGFSEMRLEKDKFSVNVDVKHFSPEDLKVKVLGDVIEVHGKHEERQDEHGFIAREFNRKYRIPADVDPLSITSSLSSDGVLTVNGPRKQTDVPERTIPITREEKSAIAGAQRK, encoded by the exons ATGGATATCGCCATTCACCATCCCTTGATCCGCAGACCCCTGTTTTCCTTCTTGACACCAACACGAATCTTTGACCAGAGCTTCGGAGAGCATCTCTCAGAGTCTGAGCTGTTCCCTACCTCGGGTGCTCTCAGTCCTTTCCTGCTGAGATCCCCCTTCCTAAGGACACCCAGCTGGCTAGAGACGGGATTCTCAGAG ATGCGACTGGAGAAGGACAAGTTTTCCGTAAATGTCGATGTGAAGCATTTCTCTCCTGAGGACCTAAAAGTCAAGGTGTTGGGGGATGTGATCGAGGTCCATGGGAAACACGAGGAGCGCCAG GATGAGCATGGCTTCATTGCCAGGGAGTTCAACAGGAAATACAGGATCCCAGCAGATGTGGATCCTCTGTCCATCACCTCATCCCTGTCTTCGGATGGAGTCCTGACAGTGAATGGACCAAGGAAACAAACCGATGTTCCCGAGCGCACCATTCCCATCACCCGCGAGGAGAAATCTGCCATCGCAGGGGCCCAGAGGAAGTAG
- the C22H11orf1 gene encoding UPF0686 protein C11orf1 homolog isoform X2 yields the protein MPGAPEGTKEQVMSLSCFYNPHHGSLIHATGHAEVWTDWNSTSKFRQYGWRCTTNEDAYSNKTLMGNWNQERYDIRKIAQPKPLPSQCAHYFESIYSSDYNKERHHGSRRFKQEPHWFPGHQPELEPPPVKPTARSCYMIDYGPPQGRTPLVCEILGKEQEGAQQKQ from the exons GTCATGTCCCTATCTTGTTTCTATAACCCTCACCATGGTTCCTTGATACATGCCACCGGCCATGCAGAAGTGTGGACGGACTGGAACAGCACCTCCAAGTTTAGGCAGTATGGCTGGAGATGCACCACCAATGAGGATGCCTACTCCAACAAAACCCTTATGGGGAATTGGAACCAGGAGCGGTATGATATCCGGAAAATCGCACAGCCAAAACCGCTTCCTTCCCAG TGTGCTCACTACTTTGAATCAATTTATTCGTCAGATTACAACAAGGAAAGGCATCACGGCTCAAGAA GATTTAAACAAGAACCTCATTGGTTTCCTGGACAccagcctgagctggaacccCCTCCAGTTAAACCGACTGCACGGTCCTGCTACATGATAGATTACGGACCTCCTCAAGGCAGAACTCCCCTCGTTTGTGAAATTCTGGGAAAAGAACAGGAGGGGGCACAGCAGAAGCAATAG
- the C22H11orf1 gene encoding UPF0686 protein C11orf1 homolog isoform X3: protein MSLSCFYNPHHGSLIHATGHAEVWTDWNSTSKFRQYGWRCTTNEDAYSNKTLMGNWNQERYDIRKIAQPKPLPSQCAHYFESIYSSDYNKERHHGSRRFKQEPHWFPGHQPELEPPPVKPTARSCYMIDYGPPQGRTPLVCEILGKEQEGAQQKQ, encoded by the exons ATGTCCCTATCTTGTTTCTATAACCCTCACCATGGTTCCTTGATACATGCCACCGGCCATGCAGAAGTGTGGACGGACTGGAACAGCACCTCCAAGTTTAGGCAGTATGGCTGGAGATGCACCACCAATGAGGATGCCTACTCCAACAAAACCCTTATGGGGAATTGGAACCAGGAGCGGTATGATATCCGGAAAATCGCACAGCCAAAACCGCTTCCTTCCCAG TGTGCTCACTACTTTGAATCAATTTATTCGTCAGATTACAACAAGGAAAGGCATCACGGCTCAAGAA GATTTAAACAAGAACCTCATTGGTTTCCTGGACAccagcctgagctggaacccCCTCCAGTTAAACCGACTGCACGGTCCTGCTACATGATAGATTACGGACCTCCTCAAGGCAGAACTCCCCTCGTTTGTGAAATTCTGGGAAAAGAACAGGAGGGGGCACAGCAGAAGCAATAG